CGGTTTCCCACGTACGCGGGTACCGTTCAAAATCTTCGCCCGGCCCGAATTGCGTCGGGTTCACGAACACGCTTAATACCGCAACGTCATCGCGGTCGCGCGCGGCGCGCATCAGGCTGGCGTGCCCCTCGTGCAGCGCGCCCATTGTCGGCACGAAACCGACCGAACGCCCCGCGGCCTTGTGCGCCAGCGACCACGCGCGCATCTCGCCTGACGTGTGAATGATCTTCACTTGTATGTGTGCTCCTCGGCGGGAAACACGCCCGCTTTCACTTCCGAAACGAACGCGGCCACGCCGTCCGCCATTGCCTGGCGCGCATCCGCGAAAGTCTTGCAGAAACGCGCCTTGCCCCAGCCCAGCATGTCGTGAAACACGAGCACCTGCCCATCGCAGCCGCCGCCCGCGCCGATGCCAATGGTTGGAATGCTCACCGAGGCCGTAATCCCGGCCGCGAGGTCGGCGGGCACGCATTCGAGCACGATGCTGAAACAACCCGCATCCTCCAAGCCCTTCGCTTCCTGTTTCAGCCGTTCGCGGCTCGACGGGTCACGGCCTTGCACTTTGTAGCCGCCGAACGCGTTCACCGACTGCGGCGTCAGGCCAATATGGCCCATGACGGGAATCCCCGCGTTCAGAATCATGCGGATCGCGCCGCCGAATTTCTCCGCCGGTCCTTCCAGCTTGACCGCATTCGCGCCGCCCTCGGCCACGAGCCGCCCCGCGTTGCGAAGCGCCTCTTCCGGCGAAATCTGGTAGGACAGGAACGGCATGTCGGCGATCAGCATCGGCCGCGTGATCCCCCGCGACACGATGCGCGTGTAATGCACCATGACGTCCAGGGTCACCCCCAGCGTATCCGGAAGACCCATCACCACCATGCCCAGAGAATCGCCGACGAGCACCGCGTCGACGACAGAGGCATCCAGCAATTGAGCGGTGGGATAATCGTAAGCGGTGACCATGGTGATCTTCTCACCCGACCGCTTCCGCTCACGGAAGGTTAGCGTCGTGATAGCGTTCGCCATCTCTGTCTCCTTGACCGTGACTTACCGTCCCGGTCCCTCTTGGGCTCCAAGCGGAGCGGTTCAAGGAGTCGGCGCGACTACGCCGCACTTCTTCACACGTCCCTCGGCCTCGGGCGACCGCGCCAGCTCACCCACCGTCTTCCCGGTAACCGGGTCGACGGCGTCCGGCGCGATATCCGCCAGCGGCGCCAGTACAAACGCCCGTTTGCGAAACGCCCTGTGGGGCAACGTCAGCGCCTCCGTCTCCAGCACTTCCTGCTCCCACAGAATGAGGTCGATATCGACCTCGCGCGGGCCCCAGCGCCACGATTCGAGGCGGCCTACCCGCCGTTCGATCTCCTTCACGGCGCGCAGCATTTCAAGCGGAGACAACTCCGTCTCGATAGCCGCCGCCATATTCAAGAACGCCGGCTGGCCGGCCTCGCCCAGGGGCTCAGTCTCATAACACGGCGATACTGCGGCCACGCGCACACCCTGCAACCTCCGCAGCGCATCCAAAGCGGCCACCAAGTACTGCTCCCGGTCGCCAATGTTGCTGCCAAGGCCCAGATATACGCGCATGCGCCTCGCCCGGCAAGAGAATACTCTTGCCTTCCTCCCTTAGTTTACCATCTGCCTGACCTGGAATCCAGTTTTTCTGGATTTGCGCAAGAAACGCCATATCCCGGCCGCGCGCCTCAAACCTTGTTCTCGACCAGGCAGCCGATGCCCATGCCGCCGCCAATGCACATCGCCGCGATGCCGAGCCGGGCCTTACGCCGTTTCATCTCATGAATGAGCGTCGTGGTCACGCGCGCGCCCGTGCAGCCAATGGGGTGGCCAAGCGCGATGGCCCCGCCGTTGAGGTTCACGTTCGCCGGGTCGATGTCAAGCTCGCGCAGCACGGCGAGCGCCTGCGCCGCAAAGGCCTCGTTGAGTTCCCAGAGGCCGATATCGGCCACGGTCAGGCCATTCTTCTCGAGCAGCTTGCGCACCGCCCCTATGGGCCCCAAACCCATGACCTTCGGGTCGCAGCCGCAGGAACGCACGTCGCGCAGGTACACGGCATGATCAAGGTTCGCTCCCTCCGGGAGAGCGTCTTCCGCGACGAGCAGAACGCTGCTTCCTCCGTCGTTGATCCCGGAGGCATTGGCCGCCGTTACCGTACCCTCCTTCTTGAAGGCAGGCGGGAGTTTCGCCATCTTTTCGAGGCTCGTATCGGGTTTCGGATGTTCGTCCTTATCGACGACCACCTCGCCTTTCTTCTGTTTGACCACAACGGGCACAATCTCGTCCTTGAATTTGCCTGCCTCGAGCGCCGCGGCGTATTTCCGTTGGCTTTCCAGGGCGAATTGGTCTTGTTGCTCCCTGGTGATGCCATAGCGTTCCGCCACATTCTCGGCGGTGATGCCCATGTGGTAGTTGTTGAAGATATCCCACAACCCGTCGCGGACCGTGCCGTCAACGGCCTGCGCGTCGCCGAGCCGGGCGCCCGCCCGCATCGCCGGCAGCAAATATGGGGCCATGGTCATGTTCTCAAAGCCGCCAGCAATCACGACATTCGCCCGTTCGAGTAAGATGCTTTGCCAGCCCAGTTCAATGGCCTTAAGGCCCGACCCGCATACCTTACTGACCGTGAACGCCGGCGCCGCATCGGGCATCCCAATCCCGATGGCCACCTGACGCGCGGGGTTCTGGCCCTGACCCGCGGTAAGAACATTGCCAAAGATGGCTTCCTCGACCTGCTCCGGCTTCACACCCGCGCGGCGGAGTGTCTCCTTCGCGGCGGTAATACCCAGTTGCACGGCGCTGGTCGTGGCAAATACGCCGCCCATCGAACCTATCGGCGTGCGCGCCGCGCCGAGAATCAATACCTTGCGCATGACATGCTGCTCCTTCCTCGCGCGGCGCGGCATCCGCGCGCACGCTTCCCGTTTCCTGTCCCGCGCCGCGCGAGAGGCGGCGCACTCATTCCCGCGCCGCCGATTCTAGCATGAGCGATCCGCATAATGGCACATGGCGCGGCCCGCGGGTTGCAATAGCCGTTCCGCGTGACCGATGATTCCCCGCGCACGGGACACATTGGCGAGGTGCACGGTGCTGGAAGAATTCGTGAAGATCGCGCGCAACGGCAAGACCGCGCTCGTGCGCGGCGAATGGGCGGACTGTATCGCGGCGGCGCTGATCGAAGGCGCGGGCTGCGCCCCCGCCGCCGCGGGCGGGCGTGGCGAACTGCTGCGCTTCCCCTTCCCCGCCGGCGAAGGCATCATCCGCCGCTACCGGCGCGGCGGCTTTCTGCGTCATTGGCTGAAGGAAAGTTACCTGCTGCAAAACCGCCCCCTTCGCGAACTTGCCCTGACCTCGGAACTGCATCGNNNNNNNNNNNNNNNNNNNNNNNNNNNNNNNNNNNNNNNNNNNNNNNNNNNNNNNNNNNNNNNNNNNNNNNNNNNNNNNNNNNNNNNNNNNNNNNNNNNNTTCGCGGGGTTGATCACCCGCAACGCGGCGATTATGGAGTACCTCGACGGTCTGCTCAACGTGGAGGAGTTCGTCCGCGCCTTGATCCGCCGCGGCGCCGGGCCGGACGTGATCAAGGCGTGCCTTGCTGCCTTGGCCGATGCCGTGAACGGGTTGAATGCCGCGGGCGCCTATCACGCCGACCTGTCGGGAAAGAACATTTTCACCGGTGACGGGCGCGCGTTCTATTTCATCGACCTGGATGCCGTGGAACTGGGCGGGACGTATACGGACGAACGCCGCATGACGAACCTGGTCCAGCTCTACGATTCGTTCTGCGACGAACTGAATGACATGTTCCTGGCGCCTTTTCTCATGCGCATGCTGCCAACGGGTTACGACCCGCGCGTCTGGCTGCCGCGCGTTCGCGCCGGTCAGCGCAGACGCCGCGCACGGCTGGCGCGCCGGCGCGAAAAACAGGGGCGCGGCAAGAACCTCCTTCCATAGTCACCGGGGCGCCTGCCGGGGTTCGGGTCGGGCAGCAGCCTGCAGTTGCAGGACGTTCCCTTCACATCTCGAAGACGGCAGTGAAAACCGGGGCGCCGTCATGCGTGCTGACAACGACCTTTGCGGCCTCCGCCGAGGGCTGCATGCGCCGCAATTGGGAAAGGTCGAGACGAAGTTCGGCGCGCAACCGCGGCGGCACTTCCACCATGTCCTGAAAGCGCATCGAGCGCGCCTCATAATACCAGACACTGGTCGAATCGGCCCACAACCGGAACTCCCCCGTGCCGGACTCGCGCACGTACACGTCCACTCCATACGCGGCACTCGAGGCGTGCCGCCGCGATTCGCCCCAAGGCACGTGCAGCATTACGGGCACGCCGCCGGCATTGGCGCATTCGAGCACCACCACGTCCGCCGCGCCAACGAGCCGCGCGGCCGTGACGTTCAACCCGGAAGCGGGCCGCAAGGCAACGAACGTCACAATCACGGACACGACCAGCAGTACGAAAGCAAGGCCGATGAGCTTGAGGTTCGACTCGGTCAGGCTGAACTCGGCCGGCTGTCGCGGTGCTTCGACGCGATAGCGGTCGACCGGCAAATCGACGAAACCGCCGATATCGCGGGGGTCCTCGGCGGAGATCAGCGTGTTGTAGACGCTGACGGCCTCCCGGCAGCGCTGAATCCGCTGGTCCAGAGCGCGCAGGCGGCGCGCGGCCCAGTAGCCGCTGCTGCGCGCTTCGAGCGCCTGGCGGGCGCGCAACAGTTTCTGCAGTTTCTTGCCGAGCGCGGTCAGTTGCGGCAATTCGTCCAGCCGCAGGTCTTCCACCGTGCGCCCGGCTACCGCAAGGTGGTCGCTGTACACGGCATGTTCGGTCTCATAGCGCGAAGGAGCGACGCCGCCCGTCTGATACGTCTCCTCGAGCGATTCACAAAGCCGGCGCGCCTTCTCGCGGTACGAAAGGGCCAGTTGGAAACGTTGTTGGAGTTCTGGGTTAAACACGGTTCTTTCGTTGTTCCAGCGCCGCGCGCACAAACTCGCGGAAGAGCGGTTGCGGCTTAAGCGGCGTGCTCTTGAATTCCGGGTGGAACTGGGAGGCACAGAACCAAGGATGGCTGCGCAACTCGATCATCTCGACGAGATTGTGGTCTCCGCGCGCATGGATGCCGCTGACCACGACGCCCGCGCGCGTCACCATGCCCTCCAGGTACTCGTTGTTAAACTCGTAGCGGTGCCGGTGCCGTTCGTAAATCACGTCGGCGCCGTATGCCGCGCGCACCTTCGTGTCCGCCGGCAATTCGCACCGATACGCGCCCAGCCGCATCGTGCCGCCCATGTCACGCACCCCGCGTTGCTCCGTCAGCAAGGAGATTACGGGATGAGGCGTCTCCGGCTCAAACTCGGTGGAATTTGCCTCGGCCAGGCCCAACACATCCCGGGCAATCTCGATGACGGCTATCTGCATGCCCAGACAGATGCCCAGAAACGGCTTCTTCCGCTCGCGCACGTAGCGTACTGCCTTGACCTTGCCCTCGATACCCCGCTTCCCGAAGCCCGGCCCCACAAGGATGCCGTCGAAATCCGCCAGCAGTTGTTCCGGCTCCTCGCCTTTCTCGAACCGTTCCGAATCCACCCATTGCAGCCGCACCCTGCAATCATTGTGAATACCCGCATGGACAAAAGCCTCGTTGATGCTCTTGTACGCGTCGTCGTGGCCCGTGTACTTGCCCACCGCCGCGACCCGCACTTCATCCGTCGCCTGCCCCATCCGCGCTACCATCCCCTCCCATTCCGAAAGCTCGCTTGGCGGCATTTCCATGTGGAACAGCCTCAAAACGACCTCGTCCAGGCCCTGTTTCTTGAAGTTCAGCGGAATCGCGTACAACGGCGAAATGTCTTCCGCGCTGATGATCGACTCCGGCGTCACGTCGCAGAAGAGCGCGATCTTGCGCCGCTGCTCGGCGCCCAGCGTGTGCTTGCCCGTCCTGCACACAATAACGTTCGGCTGGATGCCGATCTGCCGCAACGTCTGCACACTGTGTTGCGTCGGCTTGGTCTTCAGTTCGCCCGCCGCCTCGATAAACGGCATCAAGGTGACATGAATGAAACAGCAGTTTGGCGGGCCCACTTCGAGCCGGAATTGCCGGAGCGCCTCTAGAAACGGCAGGCTCTCGATGTCGCCGACCGTGCCGCCAATCTCCACGATGGCGATATCCGCGTCGTCCTCCGGCTCGGCGGTAAGCAGCCGGATACGAGACTTAATCTCGTCCGTAATGTGCGGGATGACTTGCACCGTCTTACCCAGGTATTCGCCCCGCCGCTCTTTCTGGATCACGGCATTATAGATGCTGCCTGTCGTCGCATTGCTCTTCTGTGACAACTTGGCATGCGTGAACCGCTCGTAATGGCCCAGGTCGAGGTCCGTCTCGGCTCCGTCGTCCGTGACGAAGACTTCACCGTGTTCATAGGGGTTCATCGTGCCGGGGTCCACGTTGATGTACGGGTCCAGTTTCATCATCGCAACCTTGAAGCCCCGCGCTTCAAGCAGCAGCCCGAGACTCGCCGAAAGAACCCCCTTTCCAATCGACGAAACCACCCCGCCAGTCGTAAACACGTATCTCGGCATGGCTTACCTCCCCTGTTGCATGGTTTTCAGCAGAGCCCGCACCCGCTCCAAGTCCTCCGGCGTGTCCACGCCGATAGATTCGTACTCGGTGTCCACCACCGCCAGCTTGTAGCCGTTCTCCAACACACGCAACTGCTCGAGCTTCTCCAGCTTCTCCAGCGGGGTCTGCGGCATGCGCGCATACCGCAACAGAAAGTCGCGCCGGTACGCGTACAGGCCGACATGCTGCCAGTAGCATTCCCCCGCGGCGCGGCGGTCCGCCGCGTCACGGATGTACGGGATGGGCCACCGCGAGAAATACAGCGCGCGCCCGCGCGCATCGCAGACTACCTTCACCACGTTCGGGTTATCGATGTCTTCGGGGCGCGTGATGCGACACCGGGCCGTGGACATGACCTCATCGGGCTGTTCGAGCAGCGGCCGCACAGTGGCGTCGATCACGGCGGGATCGATTACCGGTTCGTCGCCCTGTACGTTCACGACGATATCTGCCGGGCGGTTCGCCATCACTTCGGCGATCCGGTCGGTCCCCGAGGCATGGTCTACCCGCGTCATCACCGGCGTCACCCCGAACGGCGCGAGCGCGTCCACCACTTCCTGCGCGTCCGTCGCAATAAACACATCGTCGACCAGCGCGGCTTCACGTGCCCGTTCGTACGTGTGCAGAACGACGGGTTTTCCGAGCAGCGGCGCGATGATCTTGCCCGGAAATCGGGTCGAGGCGTAGCGGGCGGGAACCACGGCAACAATACGGCGGGATTCTTTGGAGTCTAACATGCAACTCATTCCTTGGCAAGGACTTACGAATACCAGCACCTGAAGCACAGGTTAGAGGAATTGGGAAGCATGACCCGTTCTCTAACGGGATTGCAGCGTATCAGACTCCCACACCCTTTTGCAACATGCACACCCGCGTTGCGCGGACAGACGCGACGAGGCCATGCATTAAATCGCTGGTAACCTGCCCCCGTGTTTGCGGCCACTCCGTCGGGTCAGGGAAGCTGTTTACGCACTTTGGCGAGCAGGGTCTGGGCGTCGATGGGCTTGCGAACCACATCCCGGTAAGCGACCGCACTCGGGTCAAACGCTTCATCCGAGGCATTCAGCATCGAGGAGAAGATGAGGATGGGAAACCGGCCGCCGATTTTTTCAACCACGGTGTAGCCCGTGTCAATACGCTCCATCATGATATCGAGGATTATCAGGTCGGGCGAGAGTTCCTCGGCCAGCTTGATGCCCGCGGCGCCGCTGGCCGCCGTCTCGACTTGATACCCTTCCGCCTCCAGCACGCTCCGGCAGAAGAAATGGACGTCGGGATCGTCATCGATTACAAGTATGGTCTTCCGTTGGGCCACTGTCGCGATCCTCTACCGTTCCCCGCTTTCCGCCCGGCAATCCGTTGCTCCATGCTACCTGACGCCGTCCGACGGTTCCACTTTTCCGTCGCGAAGGACCACGGTAAACGTGCTGCCAGCGTCCGGCGCGCTCTGGACAGAGACTTCGCCACTATACAGGGCGGCGACTTTCTTCACAATAGCCAGTCCCAAGCCGCTCCCCAATATACCAAACGTCTTTTCGTTTTTTATACGCACGAAAGAGTCGAAAAGGCGCGCGGCCTCCTCCTCCGTCATCCCGATGCCCGTATCGGCCACGCTGACCGTGACCTCGTCCCCTTTCCGGGCGACATCGACGGCGACGCTGCCGCCCTTTTTGTTGTACTTGACGGCGTTCGAGACAAGGTTGTTGAAAACCATCTCAATCTCGTTGCGGTCGGCCAGCATCGCGGTGGGCTCGAAATGCCGAAGCTGAATCGTCACGTCCCTCTCGACGGCTTCCGGCGCGGAGGTTTCGAGGGCCAGGCGCGCCACTTCGAGCAGGTCGACCTGGTCCAGTTCGCGTTTCTTCTGGCCAGACTCGATGCGGGTCAAGTCCAGCAGGTCGACGATGAGTTTGCGCATGAACTTCGTGCGAACGCGGCAACGCCGCAGCATTTCATCGTAGACCTGCTGATCGCTCCCGGCGGACCGCTCCTCAATCGCGGTGATGTATCCTTCGATGGCATTGAGCGGCGCTTTGAGCTCATGGGCAAGCACGGAAAGGAACTGGAAGCGCACCTGGCGCTGCTCTTTGGCAAGCGCCCGTGCGCGTTCCGCGACGACAACGTGGCGCGCTGCCTTCTGCATGACGTTTTCGAGCTCTTCCGGCGTGAAAGGCTTGGCGAGGAAGTCGTAGGCGCCGCACTTCGTCGCGCGGACCGCGGTTTCGATAGAGGCGTAGGCGGTAATCATGACGGTCAGCACGTCGGGGTGCGCGGTGGCAAGACGCTCGAGCACGTCGAGACCGTTGAGGCCTGGCAACTTCATGTCCAGCAGGACAATATGGGGCGTGGCCGCCTCGATCTTCTGGAGCGCCTCCTCGCCGGAATCCGCCTCGTCGACGGCGAACATGACCGGCTGCTCCACGTCGGGCACGGCGACCCTGTAATTCACGAGGTCGCGCATAACCGCGGCGCGAATCCAGTACTCGTCGTCGACAACGAGCACGCGCAGACCGTCCACGTTGTCACCCTTTCAGCAGACGCGCCACCTCGCGCTGCAATTGCTCAAAGCGGACCGGCTTGGACAGGAGAACGTCCGCCTTGACCCACGAGCGCTCTTCCTTGGTTGCGGCGTCGAATTCGATGCCCGTCTCGCTCGTTACGGACGTCACCATGATGATCGGGATGTTCTGGTCCCGTTTCTTGATGGCGTAGCACAACTTGAAGCCGACGTCCGGTTTTTCCATCATCAAGTCCACGATCGCCAGGTCGGGCCGCGCCTCTTCAAGCGCCTCAAGAGCGGCCTTGCCATTGTGCGCGGCGCGCACGTGATAGCCCGCCGCCGCGAATTGGGCCTTCAACTGGAATACGAAGTCCTCATCATCATCCACCACTAGAAGATTGTGCGTCTTGACTGTTTTTTCCATCGCATTCACCATTATGTCGTTGCGGTTGTTATGGTTTTCGCGCCGCCCTCGCGGGCGAAACGCCTGCTTCCCTGTCAGTGTCTGGGCAGCGTGACGGTAAACGCCGTGCCTGTGGGCCCTTGGCCCGGGTCGGTGTTGGAAGTCACGCGAATGTCGCCACAATGCATCTTCACGATGCCATACGTTATTGCCAGACCCAATCCGGTACCCTTTCCAATTTGCTTGGTCGTAAAAAACGGCTCGAAAATCTTGTCCCGAACCTCCTCCGGAATTCCCGACCCGGTGTCGCCGACGGTCACTACGACGTGCGAGTCTGTGTCTGACAGCTCGACGGAAAGCCGCCCCGCATCGCCCATCGCGCCGTACGCGTTGCTGAACAGGTTGGCCAAGACCTGGACGACCTGGTCCCGGTCGATCTCCGCGATGGGGTCCGTCATCTGGTCTACGACGCCGACCTCGATCCCCGCGGGGGGCGGGCAAGTGCCGAATCCGGACTTCACCACCTCGCGCACATCGGCCGCCTGCCGCGTCAATTTGTTCTGCCTCGCAAAATGCAGCAAGCCGGCCACGATTTTCTTGCAGCGGTCGGCCTGCTCCGCAATCGTGTTCAGGTCTTCGCCAAGTTTGCCATTACCGGCAGCCTCGCGGCGGAGCATGTGCGTGTACATCAACACAACACCGAGGGGATTGTTGATTTCGTGCGCGATGCCCGCTGCCAACTGCCCGACACTCGCGAGCCGTTCGGACTGCATGAGCGCCTGATGCATCTTGGCCAATTGCTCGTGTGAAAGCGCGAGTTCGCGCACCGCTGTCTTGAGCCCCTCGATCGTGGAAGGCAGGCACATTTCAACCTCGGCGAGCCCCCTGCGGATCGCGATCGCGTGGTCCCGGCACGTTTCATAGCCACAGGCGCCGCAGTTCAGCATATCCGCAGGGCCGTGCTTGTTCATGCGCGCCAGCGTGCGCGCAATGTCCTCTTCGGACGGCGTATGGACGCGCTGGTCATCCGCGTTGAAGCCGCGGGAGAGGTCAAGCGCCTCAAATCGGGCCATGTCGCGATTCCACTGCTCGAGGTCGAGTTCTTCGGCGTGCTGCCGCGCATAGCGGCTGACGCGGCCGCGGCGCCGGAACAGAGGCACGTCGTTATCGATGCCCGGTCCGGAGATGCACCCTTGGCACGCAAGCACTTCGAGCAGCGCAACGCCGAGGCCCGGCGCCTGGAATTCGCGGATGGCCTCGACGAAAGCGACACGCCCGTCGGCGGTGACAATCTCCCCCGTCATCAGGTCTTCGCGCAGGTCAGCGGCCTGAAGCAATCCGCCCCGAATGGGGAACAGAGTGCCGGGGCCTGCATGCGGCGGGTCAAAGTCACCCGGGATGACTTTTTCCGGAGAGATGCACGCCTCGTAAAGCATCCGCTGCAGTTCGGTGAACGCGAGCGTGGCGTGCACATCGCGCGGAAGCGCGTCGCTGAGCATTTCGCCTTTCTTGGCGATGCATGGTCCGATAAACACGACGCGCACGTCAGACCCGTAGAGTTCCTTCACGACCCGCGCCGTGGCAACCATGGGCGAGACCACGGGGGCAAGAGCGGGCACGAGTTCTGGGTGATAGCGTTCGACGAAGGCAATCACGGCGGGGCAGGTCGTGGCAATATAGTGCCGGCCGGAGTTCCCCTCGAACAACTTGTGATACTGTCTTGCCACGAGGTCTGCGCCAAAGGCCACCTCGTGCACGTACGTGAACCCAAGCGCGCGCAGCATACCGACGAACTCGCGGTAATCACATTCGCCAAACGCCGCGGGAAAGCTGGGGGCCACGCACGCCGCAACCGGCTTGTCGCCCTTCAGCAGTCCCCGCGCGTTCGCGGTGCAATCGCGCACCTGCTTCGCGTTCTGGCTGCAGACACGCACGCAGTTGCCGCAGCCGATACAGCGCTCCGGAACCACCTCCGCTTGTCCGTCCAGGATGCGTATCGCCTTGGCGGGACACTCGCGCACACAGGTGAAGCAGACGCGACAGCGCTCGCGCACCGTGGTTACGAGTGGTATGTTCCCGGTCTGAATCACGCACGCATGCTCCGGCTACACCGTGACCTCCCGCTTCGCGTAGTGGGTGTGCAGCAGATGGTGGCTCTTCTCGCCCAGCGGAGCGCCCAGGTACTCGTCATACAGTCGCTTGACCGATTCGTTCTGGTGCGACGCGCGCACCTTTCCCGTCGCGTCAATGCCGTACAGCGCCTTCATGCGCTTCACCACGGCGTCCTGCTTGCCAGTTATGGGCTGGCCGCCGCCCGCGATGCAGCCGCCGGGGCAGGTCATGATTTCGATGAAATGCAGGTCCGAGCGCCCGTCGCGCACCTGGTCGAGCAATTGGGCCGCGTTCTTGAGACCACTGGCCACCGCAACGCCCACAGTCAGGCCGCCAATCTGCACGTGCGCTTGCTTGCACCCTTCAAGACCGCGCACCGCGCTCACCTCCAGGTTGCTCAGTTCTTCTCCCGTGATCAGATAGTAGGCGCTGCGCACGGCGGCTTCCATCACGCCGCCGGACGCGCCGAAGATCTTGCCCGCGGTGGTGCGCTCGCCGAACGGCGTGTCTGCACCTTCCGGTTCCAGGCCCTTGAGCTCGAGACCGCGCAGCCGGATGATCTGCGCCAGTTCGCGCGTGGTCAATACGGCGTCGACATCGGCGACTTCGCCCTGCATCATCTCGGGGCGGCCGGCCTCGAATTTCTTGGCCGTACAGGGCATGATCGACACGCTGAAGATCTTGTCCGGCGCAACGCCTTCGCGTTCGGCAAAATAGCTCTTGATCACGGCGCCCATCATCTGCTGCGGGCTCTTGCACGTCGAGATGTTGTCCAGGAAATCGGGATAGAACTGTTCGGCAAACTTGATCCAGCCCGGCGAACAGCTCGTGATCATGGGCAGCTTGCCGCCGTTCTTGATCCGGTGCACCAACTCCGAGCCTTCCTCCATGATGGTCAGGTCAGCCGTGAACGACGTGTCGAACACGCGGTCGAATCCGAGCTGCCGGAGCGCCGCCACCATAACGCCGTCGACGTCGGTGCCGAGAGGCAGCCCGAACTCCTCACCCAGAGAGACGGACACGGAGGGCGCGTGCTGCGCGACCACCATGAGCTCGGGATCGTCCAGCGCGGCGAGCACGTCCTTCACGTGGCTGTGTTCGCGCAGGGCGCCGGTCGGGCAGACGACGATGCACTGGCCGCAGTTGATGCAGCTGGACAGATTCAACCCCTCTTCAAACGCGGTGCCGATGTGCGCGGCGCTGCCGCGGCCCACGAAGTCGATCGCGGAAACGCCCTGGACTTCTTCGCATACGCGGACGCATTTGCCGCAGAGGATGCATTTC
The DNA window shown above is from Candidatus Hydrogenedentota bacterium and carries:
- a CDS encoding response regulator — translated: MAQRKTILVIDDDPDVHFFCRSVLEAEGYQVETAASGAAGIKLAEELSPDLIILDIMMERIDTGYTVVEKIGGRFPILIFSSMLNASDEAFDPSAVAYRDVVRKPIDAQTLLAKVRKQLP
- a CDS encoding acetyl-CoA C-acetyltransferase, with protein sequence MRKVLILGAARTPIGSMGGVFATTSAVQLGITAAKETLRRAGVKPEQVEEAIFGNVLTAGQGQNPARQVAIGIGMPDAAPAFTVSKVCGSGLKAIELGWQSILLERANVVIAGGFENMTMAPYLLPAMRAGARLGDAQAVDGTVRDGLWDIFNNYHMGITAENVAERYGITREQQDQFALESQRKYAAALEAGKFKDEIVPVVVKQKKGEVVVDKDEHPKPDTSLEKMAKLPPAFKKEGTVTAANASGINDGGSSVLLVAEDALPEGANLDHAVYLRDVRSCGCDPKVMGLGPIGAVRKLLEKNGLTVADIGLWELNEAFAAQALAVLRELDIDPANVNLNGGAIALGHPIGCTGARVTTTLIHEMKRRKARLGIAAMCIGGGMGIGCLVENKV
- the panB gene encoding 3-methyl-2-oxobutanoate hydroxymethyltransferase; the protein is MANAITTLTFRERKRSGEKITMVTAYDYPTAQLLDASVVDAVLVGDSLGMVVMGLPDTLGVTLDVMVHYTRIVSRGITRPMLIADMPFLSYQISPEEALRNAGRLVAEGGANAVKLEGPAEKFGGAIRMILNAGIPVMGHIGLTPQSVNAFGGYKVQGRDPSSRERLKQEAKGLEDAGCFSIVLECVPADLAAGITASVSIPTIGIGAGGGCDGQVLVFHDMLGWGKARFCKTFADARQAMADGVAAFVSEVKAGVFPAEEHTYK
- a CDS encoding response regulator; this encodes MEKTVKTHNLLVVDDDEDFVFQLKAQFAAAGYHVRAAHNGKAALEALEEARPDLAIVDLMMEKPDVGFKLCYAIKKRDQNIPIIMVTSVTSETGIEFDAATKEERSWVKADVLLSKPVRFEQLQREVARLLKG
- the folK gene encoding 2-amino-4-hydroxy-6-hydroxymethyldihydropteridine diphosphokinase is translated as MRVYLGLGSNIGDREQYLVAALDALRRLQGVRVAAVSPCYETEPLGEAGQPAFLNMAAAIETELSPLEMLRAVKEIERRVGRLESWRWGPREVDIDLILWEQEVLETEALTLPHRAFRKRAFVLAPLADIAPDAVDPVTGKTVGELARSPEAEGRVKKCGVVAPTP
- a CDS encoding hybrid sensor histidine kinase/response regulator, with the protein product MDGLRVLVVDDEYWIRAAVMRDLVNYRVAVPDVEQPVMFAVDEADSGEEALQKIEAATPHIVLLDMKLPGLNGLDVLERLATAHPDVLTVMITAYASIETAVRATKCGAYDFLAKPFTPEELENVMQKAARHVVVAERARALAKEQRQVRFQFLSVLAHELKAPLNAIEGYITAIEERSAGSDQQVYDEMLRRCRVRTKFMRKLIVDLLDLTRIESGQKKRELDQVDLLEVARLALETSAPEAVERDVTIQLRHFEPTAMLADRNEIEMVFNNLVSNAVKYNKKGGSVAVDVARKGDEVTVSVADTGIGMTEEEAARLFDSFVRIKNEKTFGILGSGLGLAIVKKVAALYSGEVSVQSAPDAGSTFTVVLRDGKVEPSDGVR
- a CDS encoding CTP synthase translates to MPRYVFTTGGVVSSIGKGVLSASLGLLLEARGFKVAMMKLDPYINVDPGTMNPYEHGEVFVTDDGAETDLDLGHYERFTHAKLSQKSNATTGSIYNAVIQKERRGEYLGKTVQVIPHITDEIKSRIRLLTAEPEDDADIAIVEIGGTVGDIESLPFLEALRQFRLEVGPPNCCFIHVTLMPFIEAAGELKTKPTQHSVQTLRQIGIQPNVIVCRTGKHTLGAEQRRKIALFCDVTPESIISAEDISPLYAIPLNFKKQGLDEVVLRLFHMEMPPSELSEWEGMVARMGQATDEVRVAAVGKYTGHDDAYKSINEAFVHAGIHNDCRVRLQWVDSERFEKGEEPEQLLADFDGILVGPGFGKRGIEGKVKAVRYVRERKKPFLGICLGMQIAVIEIARDVLGLAEANSTEFEPETPHPVISLLTEQRGVRDMGGTMRLGAYRCELPADTKVRAAYGADVIYERHRHRYEFNNEYLEGMVTRAGVVVSGIHARGDHNLVEMIELRSHPWFCASQFHPEFKSTPLKPQPLFREFVRAALEQRKNRV
- the kdsB gene encoding 3-deoxy-manno-octulosonate cytidylyltransferase, which translates into the protein MLDSKESRRIVAVVPARYASTRFPGKIIAPLLGKPVVLHTYERAREAALVDDVFIATDAQEVVDALAPFGVTPVMTRVDHASGTDRIAEVMANRPADIVVNVQGDEPVIDPAVIDATVRPLLEQPDEVMSTARCRITRPEDIDNPNVVKVVCDARGRALYFSRWPIPYIRDAADRRAAGECYWQHVGLYAYRRDFLLRYARMPQTPLEKLEKLEQLRVLENGYKLAVVDTEYESIGVDTPEDLERVRALLKTMQQGR